From Pseudonocardia autotrophica, one genomic window encodes:
- a CDS encoding DUF4873 domain-containing protein has translation MSGHGHGHGHSDGADHADDHADEGYRGPATLVVEGEEIPVEVLLDARHEPFDGRLHWSGRVLAHRRLTELLGTRGTDAEIRTPGHAAVGTLSEPDMWDRFRIAGTGRPPFGLDEPPPPETD, from the coding sequence ATGAGCGGACACGGGCACGGGCACGGGCACAGCGACGGTGCCGACCACGCCGACGATCATGCCGACGAGGGCTACCGCGGCCCGGCGACGCTGGTCGTCGAGGGCGAGGAGATCCCGGTGGAGGTGCTGCTCGACGCCCGGCACGAACCGTTCGACGGCCGGCTGCACTGGTCCGGGCGGGTACTCGCGCACCGGCGCCTGACCGAGCTGCTCGGCACCCGCGGCACGGATGCCGAGATCAGGACACCGGGCCACGCCGCGGTCGGGACGCTGTCCGAGCCGGACATGTGGGACCGGTTCCGGATCGCCGGGACCGGGCGTCCGCCGTTCGGGCTGGACGAGCCGCCACCGCCGGAGACCGACTGA